In one Desulfoferula mesophila genomic region, the following are encoded:
- the hcp gene encoding hydroxylamine reductase, whose amino-acid sequence MFCYQCEQTAKGQGCTIQGVCGKPPEVAALQDLLTYALKGLAVVAAEAGKQGTVDREVGRFASRALFSTLTNVDFDPQRFPPMITKAVELREELKAKLPGVAFPQDAANFQPGESLEVMVEQAKDYPLAPAEGERADIIALQHTTLFGLRGLAAYADHAAILGQEDDAVYAYIYEALAAMVNDELDLNGWVGMTLKCGEVNLKAMELLDAGNTGTYGHPEPTAVPLGHKAGKAILVSGHDLMDLELLLEQSKDKGIYVYTHGEMLPTHAYPKLKAYEHFYGHYGTAWQNQGKEFPEFPGAILMTTNCIQKPKGDTTEKIFTTGLVGWPGVPHIAGQGRDKDFSPVIDKALELPGFPSDEDKGSVLCGFGRNAVMGVADKVIEAVKGGAIKHFFLVAGCDGAKPGRNYYTEFVEKTPADTVVLTLACGKFRFFDKQLGDIGGIPRLLDVGQCNDAYSAIQIAVALAGAFGVGVNDLPLSMVLSWYEQKACAILLTLLHLGIKDIRLGPSLPAFITPNVLQVLVDNFNIMPITTPDEDLKAILGEAA is encoded by the coding sequence ATGTTCTGTTATCAATGCGAGCAAACCGCCAAGGGCCAGGGCTGCACCATCCAAGGCGTCTGCGGCAAGCCCCCCGAGGTGGCCGCTCTGCAGGATCTGCTGACCTACGCCCTCAAGGGCTTGGCCGTCGTGGCGGCCGAGGCGGGCAAGCAGGGCACCGTAGACCGGGAGGTGGGGCGCTTTGCCTCGCGCGCCCTTTTCTCCACCTTGACCAACGTGGACTTCGACCCCCAGCGCTTTCCGCCCATGATCACCAAGGCGGTGGAGTTGCGCGAGGAGCTCAAGGCCAAGCTGCCCGGCGTGGCCTTCCCCCAGGATGCCGCCAATTTCCAGCCCGGCGAGAGCCTGGAGGTCATGGTGGAGCAGGCCAAGGACTACCCCCTGGCTCCGGCGGAAGGTGAGCGGGCCGACATCATCGCGCTGCAGCACACCACCCTGTTCGGCCTGCGGGGCCTGGCCGCCTATGCCGACCACGCGGCCATCCTGGGCCAGGAGGACGACGCGGTCTACGCCTACATCTACGAGGCCCTGGCGGCCATGGTAAACGACGAGCTGGACCTGAACGGCTGGGTGGGCATGACCCTCAAGTGCGGCGAGGTGAACCTCAAGGCCATGGAGCTGTTGGACGCCGGCAACACCGGCACCTACGGCCACCCCGAGCCCACGGCCGTGCCCCTGGGCCACAAGGCGGGCAAGGCCATTCTGGTAAGCGGCCACGATCTGATGGATCTGGAGCTGCTCTTGGAGCAGAGCAAGGATAAGGGCATCTACGTGTACACCCACGGCGAAATGCTGCCCACCCACGCCTATCCCAAGCTCAAGGCCTATGAGCACTTCTACGGCCACTACGGCACCGCCTGGCAAAACCAGGGCAAGGAATTCCCCGAGTTCCCCGGGGCCATCCTCATGACCACCAACTGCATCCAAAAGCCCAAGGGCGACACCACCGAGAAGATCTTCACCACCGGCCTGGTGGGCTGGCCCGGCGTGCCCCATATCGCCGGTCAGGGACGCGACAAGGATTTCTCCCCGGTCATCGACAAGGCCCTGGAGCTGCCCGGCTTCCCCAGCGACGAGGACAAGGGCAGCGTGTTGTGCGGCTTTGGGCGCAACGCGGTGATGGGCGTGGCCGACAAGGTCATCGAGGCCGTCAAGGGCGGCGCCATCAAGCACTTCTTCCTGGTGGCCGGTTGCGACGGGGCCAAGCCCGGGCGCAACTACTACACCGAGTTCGTGGAGAAGACCCCGGCCGACACCGTGGTGCTCACTCTGGCCTGCGGCAAGTTCCGCTTCTTTGACAAGCAACTGGGCGACATCGGCGGCATACCCCGCCTTTTGGACGTGGGCCAGTGCAACGACGCCTACAGCGCCATCCAGATCGCGGTGGCCCTGGCGGGCGCCTTCGGCGTGGGGGTCAACGATCTGCCCCTTTCCATGGTGCTCTCCTGGTACGAGCAAAAGGCCTGCGCCATCCTGCTCACTCTGTTGCACCTGGGTATCAAGGACATCCGCCTGGGCCCCAGCCTGCCCGCGTTCATCACCCCCAACGTGCTCCAGGTGCTGGTGGACAACTTCAACATCATGCCCATCACCACCCCGGACGAGGACCTCAAGGCCATCCTGGGCGAGGCTGCCTAA
- a CDS encoding sigma 54-interacting transcriptional regulator → MLEQITMMTMPSQQECQAVLDMASLVEKALDLESVLEGILLRLDQALDLRGARFWLWEAGDAPWVATGLGQDHDLGPDAVNQSLVIGAPLLPLGRESGRLVAALRDNEPDQISARRLVNAAAQLASSVLALHRDLSLRRHTGENAAELDPTATHLFLAGQSEAMVRAQELISKAAPSEATVLLLGPLGVGKALAAQVVHRLSQRREGPLLHLDCAAWGPAELERRLFGRPTGSGSSADSLLEQATGGTLYLQEVGSLSLPLQAKLLQVLQEGEYEPAGGGDIRHAQVRVVASSTKDLERNVAQGSFRQDLFYRLGVMPIHLPPLRQRREDVSLLAEYFLGRNREQQAPHLNPQAQSVLTHYAWPGNVAELENLCGRLALLTNAPEIGLDDLPSFLFYREAAGSQEQQLSRLEEIERQEVVAALERNNWVQSHAAAELGLTLRQIGYRVKKFGLEGAIKKGRSRAQSATL, encoded by the coding sequence TTGCTAGAACAAATAACCATGATGACTATGCCTTCCCAACAGGAATGCCAGGCCGTGTTGGACATGGCCAGTTTGGTGGAAAAAGCCCTTGATCTGGAGTCGGTTCTGGAGGGGATTCTCCTGCGTCTGGACCAGGCCCTGGATCTGCGGGGAGCCCGTTTTTGGTTGTGGGAGGCGGGAGACGCTCCTTGGGTGGCCACCGGTTTGGGCCAGGACCATGACCTGGGCCCGGACGCGGTAAACCAAAGTTTGGTCATCGGCGCGCCGCTGTTGCCCCTTGGCCGCGAGTCGGGCCGCCTGGTGGCCGCCCTGCGCGACAACGAGCCCGACCAAATCAGCGCCCGCAGGCTGGTAAACGCGGCGGCCCAACTGGCCAGCTCGGTCTTGGCCCTGCACCGCGATTTGTCCCTGCGCCGCCACACCGGGGAGAACGCGGCCGAACTGGACCCCACGGCCACCCATCTTTTCCTGGCGGGCCAGAGCGAGGCCATGGTGCGGGCCCAGGAGCTGATCAGCAAGGCGGCCCCCAGCGAGGCCACGGTGTTGTTGTTGGGGCCCCTGGGGGTGGGCAAGGCCCTGGCCGCCCAGGTGGTGCATCGCCTCAGCCAGCGCCGGGAAGGGCCGCTGTTGCACCTGGATTGCGCGGCCTGGGGGCCGGCGGAGCTGGAGCGCAGGCTGTTCGGGCGTCCGACCGGCTCTGGCTCCAGCGCGGACAGCCTTTTGGAGCAAGCCACCGGGGGCACCTTGTATCTGCAAGAGGTGGGCAGCCTGAGCCTGCCCCTGCAGGCCAAGCTGTTGCAGGTTTTGCAAGAGGGCGAATACGAGCCGGCGGGCGGCGGGGACATACGCCACGCCCAGGTGCGGGTGGTGGCTTCTTCCACCAAAGACCTGGAGCGCAACGTGGCCCAGGGCTCCTTCCGCCAAGATCTTTTCTATCGCCTGGGGGTGATGCCCATTCATCTGCCTCCGCTCAGACAACGGCGCGAAGACGTCAGCCTGCTGGCAGAATATTTCCTGGGCCGCAACCGCGAGCAACAGGCCCCGCACCTCAACCCGCAGGCCCAGAGCGTGCTCACCCACTACGCCTGGCCCGGTAACGTGGCCGAGTTGGAGAACCTCTGCGGCCGCCTGGCCCTGTTGACCAACGCCCCGGAGATCGGCCTGGACGATCTGCCGTCCTTCCTGTTCTACCGGGAGGCCGCCGGTTCCCAGGAGCAGCAGCTTTCGCGTCTGGAAGAGATAGAAAGGCAGGAAGTGGTGGCCGCGCTGGAGCGCAACAACTGGGTGCAATCCCACGCCGCCGCCGAGCTGGGCCTCACGCTGCGCCAAATAGGCTACCGGGTAAAGAAATTCGGCCTGGAGGGAGCCATAAAAAAAGGCCGCAGCCGGGCCCAGAGCGCCACTCTCTAA
- a CDS encoding DUF932 domain-containing protein, which yields MKGMTTFGNVQQRAEALAANYYDALVPVKEMEFSDLRTVKIGGEPHHLRRVASQRVAARLGIPHPYLERCPADLQAEQLNYWLREERNEEFFVRFDGADVRAVFTPRYTPADNLEVLSRLVEIGVGTETKVQVALDKEFMSLSIPDQNRTFEVKGDRLTPGISVSNSEVGLASLSVKAFFLRLVCTNGLIAKTEVSSSYRHVSARILEELPQALGQVQGELDSSRDKMRISMSSPVSDPEATLRSFNRQFQLSQREQKAVAWGFVQEPGKTMWEIIQAYTFGSKHSPLTAEESHRLQVVGGMVLGMVQ from the coding sequence ATGAAAGGAATGACCACCTTTGGAAACGTACAGCAGAGGGCGGAAGCTCTCGCTGCCAACTACTACGATGCCTTGGTCCCGGTGAAAGAGATGGAGTTCTCTGATCTAAGGACCGTAAAGATCGGAGGTGAACCGCATCACCTGAGAAGGGTTGCCTCCCAGCGGGTTGCAGCCCGCTTGGGAATACCTCATCCATATCTGGAGCGCTGCCCTGCTGATCTCCAGGCGGAACAGTTAAACTATTGGCTTCGGGAAGAAAGGAACGAGGAGTTTTTCGTCCGCTTTGATGGCGCGGATGTTCGGGCGGTGTTCACGCCCCGATACACACCGGCTGACAACCTGGAGGTCCTGTCCCGGCTGGTTGAGATCGGTGTGGGGACAGAGACCAAGGTGCAGGTGGCCTTGGATAAGGAATTTATGAGCCTGAGCATTCCGGATCAGAATCGCACCTTCGAGGTGAAGGGAGACAGGCTTACGCCGGGCATCTCCGTTTCCAATTCCGAGGTAGGTCTGGCCAGTCTGTCCGTCAAAGCCTTTTTCCTGCGCTTGGTTTGCACCAATGGGTTGATCGCCAAGACTGAGGTCTCATCTTCCTACCGGCACGTATCGGCGCGGATTCTGGAGGAACTTCCTCAAGCGTTGGGGCAGGTGCAGGGGGAGTTGGATTCGAGCAGGGACAAGATGAGGATCTCCATGAGCAGCCCGGTCAGCGATCCCGAGGCAACACTACGTTCCTTCAATCGGCAGTTCCAACTGAGCCAGCGGGAGCAGAAGGCAGTGGCTTGGGGCTTCGTCCAGGAACCCGGCAAGACAATGTGGGAGATAATCCAAGCTTATACCTTTGGATCCAAGCATAGCCCTTTGACCGCCGAGGAAAGCCACAGGCTTCAGGTGGTGGGAGGGATGGTGTTGGGGATGGTGCAGTAG
- a CDS encoding polyprenyl synthetase family protein, with the protein MAASFQPTLPAEELRRRVLALAEPADQALQDSLHSHVPYIEQVSAYIIFSGGKRLRPVLYLLAAAAAGGQGEPRQAAIFEYLHAATLLHDDVVDEAGLRRGRPAARTRYGNDAVILVGDFLFSKSYSLAAEVADHRFINALTDCTTLMAEGQVLELLFTGDYELAETDYRRVIQAKTAVLLAAACQMGAIFAGAGDTVIQALYTYGMELGMAFQMVDDALDYVGTEHEFGKPVGHDLAEGKITLPFIFARETCGPALRGRLVELATAAPTDPEAQAEAKELVRRAGGVDHTMSQARGHAMAAQKALADLVPDQGPGDPLETLLALAPYVVDRRS; encoded by the coding sequence GTGGCCGCCAGCTTCCAACCAACCTTGCCCGCTGAAGAATTGCGCCGCCGGGTCTTGGCCTTGGCCGAGCCGGCCGACCAGGCTCTCCAGGACTCCCTGCACAGCCACGTACCCTACATCGAGCAGGTGAGCGCCTACATCATCTTCAGCGGCGGTAAGCGGCTGCGCCCGGTGCTCTACCTGCTGGCCGCGGCGGCGGCCGGGGGGCAAGGGGAGCCCCGTCAGGCGGCCATCTTCGAATACCTGCACGCCGCCACCCTGTTGCACGACGACGTGGTGGACGAGGCCGGTCTGCGCCGGGGGCGTCCGGCGGCCCGCACCCGCTACGGCAACGACGCGGTGATTCTGGTGGGGGACTTCCTTTTCTCCAAGAGCTACTCCCTGGCCGCCGAGGTGGCCGACCATCGCTTTATCAACGCCCTGACCGACTGCACCACTCTCATGGCCGAGGGCCAGGTCTTGGAGCTGTTGTTCACCGGTGACTACGAGTTGGCCGAGACCGACTACCGCCGGGTGATCCAGGCCAAGACCGCCGTGCTTCTAGCCGCCGCCTGCCAGATGGGGGCCATCTTCGCCGGTGCCGGCGATACCGTTATCCAGGCGCTGTACACCTACGGCATGGAGTTGGGCATGGCCTTCCAGATGGTGGACGACGCCCTGGACTACGTGGGCACCGAGCACGAGTTCGGCAAGCCGGTGGGCCACGACCTGGCCGAGGGCAAGATCACCCTGCCCTTCATTTTTGCTCGAGAAACCTGCGGCCCCGCCTTGCGCGGCCGCCTGGTGGAGCTGGCCACCGCCGCGCCCACCGACCCGGAAGCCCAGGCCGAGGCCAAGGAGCTGGTGCGCCGCGCCGGCGGGGTGGATCACACCATGTCCCAGGCCAGGGGACACGCCATGGCCGCCCAGAAGGCCCTGGCCGATCTGGTGCCGGACCAGGGGCCGGGCGATCCCTTGGAGACCTTGCTGGCCTTGGCCCCCTACGTGGTGGATCGTCGTTCCTAA
- a CDS encoding DUF927 domain-containing protein, with product MPKEKSVLATAPQQETSNPNGDIPPTTLGIEETLDLQTQETLEPIDAMVEDVFGGADLGGEAPDGFPEGFAVEEGWLWVNTPENGWVKVCTQLVARALTRDFSGESWGVLLELQDPDGQTKRCTLPREKIAKRPTGFLGTLTSMGLRLGPDRHAKSNLQSFLDSVNPQARARTVDRIGWHGEVFVLPDHAIYPEDTPEEEVLYQGLSSEAKFQRKGSLHGWQESVGKFCRGNSRLMFGVSTALAAPLLDKAGYENGGFHFHGGSSIGKTSVLHAAGSVCGGGGVKGFLKSWRSTDNGFESIAKHHCDCLMALDEIGEASKTVVSKVSYMLADGQGKTRRAPSGGVQATQRWRVLFLSTGEMTIVSKIGHGKVQAGQLVRIVDIPADAGVGLGMFEEIHGHQNGAAFSQALQEAAGRNYGVALPAFVGELVKRDPAELREEVRKLAAEFVSQYCPEGANGQVIRVCERFGLVAAAGRLATELGIVPWEENEAELAAAKCFDEWLGQLEDSSVPHEVEAGLAQIRKYLEQHGDSRFGKIGETTTRTISGRAGFREKNDDGSYDYFILPEMFTKVICKGFDHKPLCEAMADRGWLERSQDGKNSKLRHLPGLGTKRVYHIKGVFLQDPGPPREGQALQAA from the coding sequence ATGCCTAAGGAAAAAAGTGTACTGGCCACCGCCCCACAGCAAGAGACCTCAAATCCTAATGGGGACATCCCGCCCACCACATTAGGAATAGAAGAAACCCTCGACCTCCAAACCCAAGAGACCTTGGAACCAATCGATGCCATGGTCGAGGATGTCTTCGGCGGGGCAGACTTGGGCGGGGAGGCACCGGATGGCTTTCCGGAAGGGTTTGCTGTCGAAGAGGGCTGGTTGTGGGTCAACACGCCCGAAAATGGTTGGGTAAAGGTCTGCACCCAGTTGGTTGCAAGGGCGCTCACTCGCGATTTCTCGGGTGAGTCATGGGGAGTCTTGCTAGAGCTGCAAGACCCCGATGGCCAAACAAAGCGTTGCACATTGCCGAGAGAGAAGATAGCCAAAAGGCCTACAGGCTTTCTGGGGACCCTCACCTCTATGGGGCTGCGTCTGGGCCCTGACCGCCATGCCAAGTCAAACCTGCAGAGCTTCTTGGATTCGGTCAATCCGCAGGCACGAGCGCGAACGGTCGACCGCATCGGCTGGCATGGTGAGGTTTTCGTCTTGCCGGACCACGCCATATACCCGGAAGACACGCCCGAAGAGGAGGTTCTTTACCAGGGGCTCTCCAGCGAAGCCAAGTTCCAACGCAAGGGCTCTCTCCACGGTTGGCAGGAGTCAGTCGGAAAGTTCTGTCGCGGCAACTCCCGGTTGATGTTCGGTGTTTCTACCGCTTTGGCCGCTCCCCTGCTGGATAAAGCAGGGTACGAAAACGGTGGCTTCCACTTCCACGGTGGAAGCTCAATAGGCAAAACCTCCGTGCTTCACGCGGCTGGAAGCGTATGTGGCGGTGGCGGAGTCAAAGGCTTCCTAAAATCGTGGCGGAGCACCGACAACGGCTTTGAATCCATCGCGAAGCACCATTGCGATTGCCTGATGGCCTTGGACGAGATCGGCGAGGCGAGCAAAACTGTCGTTTCCAAGGTCAGCTACATGCTCGCCGATGGTCAAGGGAAAACTCGCCGTGCTCCCTCCGGAGGGGTTCAAGCAACCCAACGATGGAGAGTCCTTTTCCTGTCAACCGGGGAGATGACCATCGTCTCAAAAATAGGCCACGGCAAGGTGCAGGCCGGACAACTGGTCAGGATAGTGGACATCCCGGCGGACGCTGGGGTTGGCTTGGGTATGTTCGAGGAAATCCACGGTCACCAAAACGGGGCCGCATTCTCGCAAGCGCTACAAGAAGCTGCTGGCCGTAACTACGGAGTTGCGCTACCGGCATTTGTAGGCGAACTGGTCAAGCGTGACCCGGCCGAGCTACGAGAAGAGGTGCGAAAACTGGCCGCAGAGTTCGTAAGTCAGTACTGCCCCGAAGGCGCAAATGGGCAGGTGATCAGGGTCTGCGAGCGCTTCGGTCTCGTGGCAGCCGCAGGCCGCTTGGCAACGGAGCTTGGTATTGTCCCATGGGAGGAAAACGAGGCGGAACTGGCAGCGGCTAAGTGCTTTGACGAGTGGCTTGGGCAGCTGGAAGATTCCTCTGTTCCACATGAGGTAGAAGCGGGACTGGCTCAAATCCGTAAGTATCTGGAGCAGCACGGAGACAGCCGCTTCGGAAAAATCGGAGAGACTACGACCCGAACGATATCCGGCCGAGCTGGCTTCAGAGAGAAAAACGACGATGGTTCCTATGACTACTTTATTCTGCCGGAGATGTTCACCAAGGTGATCTGCAAGGGTTTCGATCACAAGCCCCTGTGCGAGGCCATGGCCGATAGAGGGTGGTTGGAAAGAAGCCAGGACGGAAAAAACTCCAAGCTAAGGCATTTGCCCGGCCTGGGGACCAAGCGTGTGTACCACATCAAGGGTGTGTTTCTGCAAGACCCAGGGCCACCACGGGAGGGGCAGGCTCTGCAAGCGGCATAA
- a CDS encoding cold shock domain-containing protein, whose translation MIFIDGTWLYRTLPRLAEQSGKGEFKIDYGVLPQVVARELAERLGVDPSGIDVVRNHIFASLPTNYDHLDEGLITRQNEFYKLLREDYHYDTELFNIDFRGRRVRQADRDPADSFQPREKCVDIALASKMLYQAAMPFGMDIAAAVLGDRDFTPVLQTVRQLGKRVLLVSVRSSCAQELADPEDRERVKDYDTLWMDDHIEELELRYEPQWLECQSPEHEGERRFQTTYRPRRGEPVYCDACRAAYAQRRVTSVVTSTYEDDDQIDYGPQAGLPVIGETLEGVVEFKKEDKGYGFVTTDDGMSFFFHLSDLEGLDFETLEEGREVVFEVKTLPVGGKAGAARDVRALEYEDEEEPLEG comes from the coding sequence ATGATCTTTATTGATGGAACCTGGCTCTATCGCACCCTCCCTCGCCTGGCCGAGCAAAGCGGCAAGGGTGAGTTCAAAATCGACTACGGCGTGCTGCCCCAGGTGGTGGCTCGCGAGTTGGCCGAGCGCCTGGGGGTGGACCCCTCGGGCATCGACGTGGTGCGCAACCATATCTTCGCCAGCCTGCCCACCAACTACGACCACCTGGACGAGGGGTTGATCACCCGGCAGAACGAGTTTTACAAGCTCCTGCGTGAGGACTACCACTACGACACCGAGCTGTTCAACATCGACTTCCGGGGCCGCCGGGTGCGCCAAGCCGACCGCGACCCCGCCGACAGCTTCCAACCCCGGGAAAAGTGCGTGGACATCGCCCTGGCCTCCAAGATGCTCTACCAGGCGGCCATGCCCTTTGGCATGGACATCGCCGCCGCCGTGTTGGGCGACCGCGACTTCACCCCGGTGTTGCAGACGGTCCGTCAGTTGGGCAAGCGGGTGCTGTTGGTGAGCGTGCGCTCCTCCTGCGCCCAGGAGTTGGCCGACCCCGAGGACCGCGAGCGGGTCAAGGACTACGACACCCTGTGGATGGACGACCACATCGAGGAGCTGGAGCTGCGCTACGAGCCTCAATGGCTGGAGTGCCAGTCACCCGAACACGAGGGCGAACGCCGCTTCCAGACCACCTACCGCCCCCGCCGGGGCGAACCGGTCTACTGCGATGCCTGCCGGGCCGCCTATGCCCAGCGCCGGGTCACCAGCGTGGTCACCTCCACCTATGAGGATGACGACCAGATTGACTACGGACCCCAGGCCGGCCTGCCCGTGATCGGCGAGACCCTGGAAGGGGTGGTGGAGTTCAAAAAGGAAGACAAGGGCTACGGCTTCGTCACCACCGATGACGGGATGAGTTTTTTCTTCCACCTCAGCGACCTCGAGGGCCTGGACTTCGAGACCCTGGAAGAGGGCCGCGAGGTGGTTTTCGAGGTCAAGACCCTGCCCGTGGGCGGCAAGGCCGGGGCGGCCCGCGACGTGCGCGCCCTGGAGTACGAAGACGAAGAGGAGCCTCTCGAGGGCTGA
- a CDS encoding ANTAR domain-containing protein: protein MTQLKVALVQQPNSPLAAGLAPILAGCEVAVLSPDPPQTLPPLVSAGEMLVLWDLHGFAPPQLAAWEKILAAEEVGVVLAAPAGMKGLAELAAACGALALITPSQDRSQSRLQLAAAGALQARLRELLEQTQELETRLSEREIIEKAKNLLILNLGLGEPEALRRLQQHARRSNQKLVQVARQVLAAYHLFNGDKP, encoded by the coding sequence GTGACTCAATTAAAAGTGGCCCTGGTGCAACAACCGAACTCGCCCCTGGCTGCCGGCCTGGCCCCCATCCTGGCTGGCTGCGAGGTGGCAGTGTTGTCCCCCGATCCGCCGCAGACTCTGCCGCCCTTGGTGAGCGCCGGGGAGATGCTGGTCCTGTGGGACCTGCACGGCTTTGCTCCGCCCCAGCTGGCGGCCTGGGAAAAAATATTAGCCGCCGAGGAGGTGGGGGTGGTGTTGGCCGCGCCCGCGGGAATGAAGGGCCTGGCCGAGTTGGCCGCCGCCTGCGGGGCCCTGGCCCTTATCACGCCCTCCCAGGATCGCTCCCAGTCGCGCCTGCAACTGGCCGCGGCCGGGGCCCTGCAGGCGCGCCTGCGCGAGCTCCTGGAGCAGACCCAGGAGCTGGAGACCAGGCTGAGCGAGCGCGAGATCATCGAAAAGGCCAAGAACCTTTTGATCCTCAACCTGGGGCTCGGCGAGCCCGAGGCCCTGCGCCGCCTGCAGCAGCACGCGCGGCGCAGCAACCAAAAGCTGGTGCAGGTGGCCCGCCAGGTGCTGGCCGCCTACCACCTGTTCAACGGCGACAAGCCTTAG
- a CDS encoding long-chain-fatty-acid--CoA ligase encodes MAEFPWLRRYDPEVPRHLDYPSTDLYSLMAQSAAKVPRKIALSFLGKELTFRQLFSLAEELAGGLAARGVEPGHRVALLMPNCPQFVISYLAVLRLGATAMLMNPLNVERELIFKFQDSGAKAVIALDLLSQRVSNVRKQIDLDLVVYTGLQDFLPFPKNLLYPIKRALDKSLPKPLIGRDKATWSFKGLLALKAQAPQVQIDPESMAALIYSGGTTGISKGIMLSHRALIANLTQAHAWVNMDQDDSLLAVLPLFHGFGMSVCMNAPLAQGGTVTLLPRFEAGEVLKTIDKARPSIFAGVPTMFIALKESPEIDKCDLKSLRGIFVGAAPLPQAVQQEFEKRTGAQLIEGYGLTEAVTAISCNPLRGPKKPGTIGIPFPDVEWRIMDLDTGTKEMPTGEAGEIVLRGPDLMTGYLNQPELTARTIRDGWLFTGDIGVMDADGFITIVDRKKDLVIVSGFNVFPSEIDEVLHQHPAVAEAVAVGLPHPTKGEFIKAFVVLKKGQSATPEEIKAFCKENLSAYMVPREVEIRAELPKSMIGKVLRRSLREEEEAKWATQE; translated from the coding sequence ATGGCTGAATTTCCGTGGTTGAGACGCTACGACCCCGAGGTGCCCCGGCACCTGGACTACCCCTCCACTGACCTATACAGCCTGATGGCCCAAAGCGCGGCCAAGGTGCCCCGCAAGATCGCCCTAAGCTTTTTGGGCAAGGAGCTTACCTTCCGGCAGCTGTTCAGCCTGGCGGAAGAGTTGGCCGGGGGTCTGGCCGCCCGGGGGGTGGAGCCCGGCCACCGGGTGGCCCTGCTCATGCCCAACTGCCCCCAGTTCGTGATTTCCTATCTGGCCGTGCTGCGCCTGGGGGCCACGGCCATGCTCATGAACCCGCTCAACGTGGAGCGGGAACTGATCTTCAAGTTCCAGGATTCCGGGGCCAAGGCGGTGATCGCCCTGGACCTGCTCAGCCAGCGGGTGAGCAACGTCCGCAAGCAGATCGACCTGGACCTGGTGGTCTACACCGGCTTGCAGGACTTTTTGCCCTTCCCCAAAAACCTGCTCTACCCCATCAAGCGCGCGCTGGACAAATCCCTGCCCAAACCGCTGATCGGGCGCGACAAGGCCACCTGGAGCTTCAAGGGGCTCCTGGCCCTCAAGGCCCAGGCCCCCCAAGTGCAGATCGACCCCGAATCCATGGCCGCGCTCATCTATTCCGGCGGCACCACCGGCATCAGCAAGGGCATCATGCTCTCCCACCGGGCGCTTATCGCCAACCTCACCCAAGCCCACGCCTGGGTCAACATGGACCAGGACGACTCCCTGCTGGCCGTGCTGCCCCTGTTCCACGGCTTCGGCATGAGCGTGTGCATGAACGCCCCCCTGGCCCAGGGCGGCACCGTCACCCTGCTGCCCCGCTTCGAGGCCGGCGAGGTGCTCAAGACCATCGACAAGGCGCGCCCCTCGATTTTCGCCGGGGTGCCCACCATGTTCATCGCTCTCAAGGAGAGCCCCGAGATCGACAAGTGCGACCTCAAGAGCCTCAGGGGCATCTTCGTGGGCGCCGCTCCCCTGCCCCAGGCGGTGCAGCAGGAGTTTGAAAAGCGCACCGGGGCCCAGCTCATCGAAGGCTACGGCCTTACCGAGGCGGTCACGGCCATCAGCTGCAATCCCCTGCGCGGCCCGAAAAAGCCCGGCACCATCGGCATCCCCTTCCCGGACGTCGAGTGGCGCATCATGGACCTGGACACCGGGACCAAGGAAATGCCCACCGGCGAGGCCGGGGAGATCGTGCTGCGCGGGCCGGATTTGATGACCGGCTATCTGAACCAGCCGGAGCTCACCGCCCGCACCATCCGGGACGGCTGGCTGTTCACCGGCGACATCGGGGTCATGGACGCCGACGGCTTCATCACCATAGTGGACCGCAAAAAGGATCTGGTGATCGTCAGCGGCTTCAACGTGTTCCCCAGCGAGATCGACGAGGTCTTGCACCAGCATCCCGCGGTGGCCGAGGCGGTGGCCGTGGGCCTGCCCCACCCCACCAAGGGCGAGTTCATCAAGGCCTTCGTGGTGCTCAAAAAGGGCCAAAGCGCCACGCCGGAGGAGATTAAGGCGTTTTGCAAAGAGAACCTTTCGGCCTACATGGTGCCCAGGGAGGTGGAAATTCGCGCGGAGTTGCCCAAGAGCATGATCGGCAAGGTGCTGCGGCGCTCTCTGCGCGAGGAGGAAGAGGCCAAATGGGCCACGCAAGAATAG